One stretch of Pigmentiphaga aceris DNA includes these proteins:
- a CDS encoding RidA family protein: MSIERFQVGPRMSAAVSAGGLLFLAGQVADDTSADVPGQTKQILAKIDAILAEAGIDKTHIVNTTIWLADISNFSKMNEVWDAWVPAGHTPARATVEAKLATPAHLVEIGIIASR; encoded by the coding sequence ATGTCCATCGAACGCTTCCAGGTCGGTCCCCGCATGAGCGCAGCCGTCAGCGCCGGAGGCCTGCTGTTCCTGGCAGGACAAGTCGCCGACGACACCAGCGCCGACGTCCCGGGCCAGACCAAACAGATCCTGGCCAAGATCGATGCAATCCTGGCTGAAGCCGGTATCGACAAGACCCACATCGTGAACACCACGATCTGGCTTGCCGACATCAGCAACTTCTCCAAGATGAATGAAGTCTGGGACGCATGGGTGCCGGCTGGCCACACCCCCGCCCGTGCAACGGTGGAAGCCAAGCTGGCCACGCCGGCTCACCTGGTCGAAATCGGCATCATCGCATCGCGTTGA
- a CDS encoding ATP-binding protein, with protein MDKNINPFNPGAGVSPPELAGRVEVLGTADAALARVKRGKHAKSLMILGLRGVGKTVLLNQIRDRAIAQGYLAEIQEAHDGAELKQLLIPVLRRLLLRLDRLQNTVDTVKKGIRVLRSFIGTITIAAGGAEVTLGGDPEPGYADSGNLEDDLKDILIATGEAARDANTPVAILIDELQYLSKDELGALIRGMHAINQAGLPLVLFGAGLPQLAGQAGDAKSYAERLFEFPRLGALLEADAWKAIRDPVEDEGASISDEALQEIFDKTHGYPYFLQEWGYSAWNIATGNAITAQDARAATVDSIRKLDESFFRVRFDRTTPAERDYMRCLAELGEGPQRSADVAMALGRTATSLGPVRDGLIKKGMVYSPEYGQIAFTVPLFDEFMRRVTAGAGS; from the coding sequence ATGGATAAAAACATCAACCCGTTCAATCCTGGGGCTGGAGTGTCGCCGCCCGAACTCGCGGGGCGAGTAGAGGTGCTTGGCACGGCTGACGCTGCGTTGGCACGTGTGAAGCGCGGAAAGCACGCAAAGTCCTTGATGATCTTGGGCTTGCGCGGCGTAGGTAAGACAGTATTGCTGAATCAAATCAGGGATCGCGCCATTGCCCAAGGCTACCTGGCGGAAATTCAAGAAGCCCACGATGGAGCAGAGCTCAAGCAGCTGTTGATTCCCGTACTTCGCCGTTTGCTGTTGCGCCTGGACAGACTGCAGAACACGGTTGACACGGTGAAGAAGGGCATTCGTGTACTTCGCAGTTTCATCGGAACGATCACGATCGCAGCGGGTGGTGCCGAAGTCACCTTGGGTGGCGATCCTGAGCCCGGTTACGCAGACAGTGGAAACCTGGAAGACGATCTGAAGGACATCTTGATCGCGACAGGTGAGGCAGCCAGAGATGCCAACACGCCCGTCGCCATTCTGATCGACGAGCTGCAATATCTTTCCAAGGACGAGCTAGGCGCGTTGATCCGAGGTATGCACGCGATCAATCAAGCCGGGTTGCCGCTTGTCCTGTTCGGTGCGGGCCTGCCTCAGTTGGCTGGACAGGCTGGCGATGCGAAAAGTTATGCCGAACGACTGTTCGAGTTTCCGCGTCTTGGTGCTTTGCTGGAAGCCGATGCCTGGAAGGCAATACGAGATCCGGTCGAAGATGAGGGGGCCTCGATATCCGATGAGGCGCTGCAAGAGATCTTCGACAAGACCCATGGCTATCCCTATTTTCTTCAGGAATGGGGCTACAGCGCCTGGAATATTGCGACGGGAAATGCGATTACCGCGCAGGATGCGCGAGCTGCAACGGTAGACAGCATCCGCAAGCTCGATGAATCGTTTTTCCGAGTTCGCTTTGATCGCACGACGCCGGCCGAGCGCGATTACATGCGTTGCCTGGCTGAGTTGGGAGAAGGTCCGCAGCGCTCGGCAGATGTCGCAATGGCCTTGGGGCGCACTGCTACCAGCTTGGGCCCGGTGCGGGATGGGCTGATAAAAAAGGGGATGGTCTATAGCCCCGAATATGGACAGATTGCGTTCACCGTTCCGCTTTTCGACGAGTTCATGCGGCGGGTTACTGCAGGGGCAGGGTCGTAA
- a CDS encoding efflux transporter outer membrane subunit, which produces MMLRKFHGMSVLLASLLVIAGCATAPQFDRPSVEAPAAFKEAATSPAQAGDAVWQPANPADGVARGEWWRVFNDDTLNGLQVQALQANQNLKAAAARVAQARALQQDANSERSPQIGVGAGPTRQRASPASQGISQDAPNSAQTLWRAQATASYEVDLFGRVASIVDAAQADTQEREALYHSVMLALQADVAQAYFTVREQDAELRLFRDTVDLRAQTLKLVDRRFTEGDISELDLARSRTELASAQSELLAIKRRRAASEHALATLLGRAPSDFTLAALPLDRVRVSVPPGLPSSLLERRPDIAAAERAMAAANARIGAANAAFFPRLELTGALGFESGKLGDLFNWSSRSFLLGPIAGTMLSLPIFDGGRRQAGLDRARAVYEEDVANYRQTVLVAFREVEDGLSNLRILSNQTVAQDEAVKASERAARLSQIQYREGAVNYLDVIDADRSVLAQRRVGVQLDGERARSTVALIRAMGGGWDISQAAVAVK; this is translated from the coding sequence ATGATGTTGAGAAAATTCCACGGTATGTCCGTCCTGCTGGCCAGCTTGCTGGTGATCGCAGGCTGCGCAACTGCCCCGCAATTCGACCGCCCCAGCGTGGAAGCGCCGGCGGCCTTCAAGGAAGCCGCGACTTCGCCCGCGCAAGCTGGTGATGCTGTGTGGCAACCGGCCAATCCGGCCGATGGTGTTGCTCGCGGTGAGTGGTGGCGTGTGTTCAACGACGACACCTTGAACGGCTTGCAAGTGCAAGCCTTGCAGGCCAATCAGAACCTGAAGGCGGCTGCGGCGCGCGTGGCGCAAGCCCGTGCTCTGCAGCAAGACGCCAACTCGGAACGCAGCCCGCAGATCGGTGTGGGGGCTGGTCCGACGCGGCAACGTGCGTCACCGGCATCGCAAGGCATTTCACAAGACGCGCCGAACTCGGCGCAGACCTTGTGGCGTGCGCAGGCCACGGCGTCTTACGAGGTGGATCTGTTCGGTCGTGTGGCATCGATTGTCGATGCTGCGCAAGCCGATACGCAGGAACGCGAGGCGCTGTATCACTCGGTGATGCTGGCCTTGCAGGCTGACGTGGCGCAGGCCTATTTCACGGTGCGTGAACAAGATGCCGAACTGCGTCTGTTCCGCGACACGGTGGACTTGCGTGCGCAGACTTTGAAGCTGGTGGACCGTCGGTTCACGGAAGGCGACATCAGCGAGCTGGACCTGGCGCGTTCGCGCACGGAGCTGGCGTCGGCGCAGTCTGAGCTGCTGGCGATCAAGCGTCGTCGTGCGGCATCCGAACATGCACTGGCTACCTTGTTGGGCCGTGCGCCGTCGGACTTCACGCTGGCGGCGTTGCCGCTGGATCGTGTGCGGGTCAGTGTGCCGCCGGGCTTGCCGTCTTCCTTGCTGGAACGTCGTCCTGACATCGCGGCGGCAGAACGTGCGATGGCTGCGGCGAATGCGCGTATCGGTGCTGCCAATGCTGCGTTCTTCCCGCGTCTGGAACTGACCGGTGCCTTGGGCTTCGAGTCGGGCAAGCTGGGTGATCTGTTCAACTGGTCCAGCCGGTCGTTCTTGCTGGGTCCGATTGCGGGCACGATGCTGTCGCTGCCGATCTTCGACGGCGGTCGTCGTCAGGCTGGGTTGGATCGGGCGCGTGCGGTCTACGAGGAAGACGTGGCGAACTACCGTCAGACGGTGTTGGTCGCTTTCCGTGAAGTCGAAGATGGTTTGTCGAACCTGCGTATTCTGTCGAACCAGACGGTGGCGCAGGATGAGGCGGTGAAGGCGTCGGAACGTGCGGCGCGGCTGTCGCAGATTCAGTACCGGGAAGGGGCGGTCAATTATCTGGACGTGATCGATGCGGATCGCAGTGTGTTGGCGCAGCGTCGGGTGGGGGTGCAGCTTGATGGTGAGCGGGCGCGGTCTACGGTGGCGTTGATTCGGGCGATGGGCGGCGGATGGGATATTTCGCAGGCGGCGGTGGCGGTGAAGTGA
- a CDS encoding efflux RND transporter permease subunit has protein sequence MNISRFFIDRPIFAGVLSVLILLAGLLAMFQLPISEYPEVVPPSVVVRAQYPGANPKVIAETVASPLEESINGVEDMMYMQSQANSDGNLAITINFRLGVDPDKAQQLVQNRVSQALPRLPEDVQRLGVTTVKSSPTLTMVVHLVSPDDHYDMTYLRNYAILNVKDRLARIGGVGEVQVWGSGNYAMRVWLDPNKIAQRNMTATDVVRAIREQNVQVAAGVIGASPAPSDVSLQLSINTQGRLQSEEDFAEIIVKTGADGSVTRLSDVARIELASQEYGLRALLDNKPAVGIGIMQAPGANALDVSSQVRAAMAELQQDFPSSVEYRIEYDPTQFVRSSIKAVITTLLEAIALVVIVVIIFLQTWRASIIPLLAVPVSIVGTFALMLGFGYTINALSLFGMVLAIGIVVDDAIVVVENVERNIADGLSPRDATYKAMQEVSGPIIAIALTLVAVFVPLAFMTGLTGQFYKQFAMTIAISTVISAFNSLTLSPALAAILLKDHHAKPDWLTRGMNFVLGGFFRWFNRSFNRASDAYGNGVGRVVKRRGGMMLLYVLLLAATVGISNLVPGGFVPAQDKQYLIGFAQLPAGATLDRTEEVVRRMGDVALKHEGVASVISFPGLSINGFTNSSSAGIVFVTLKPFAERKSDALSGNAIAGSLNQQFGAIQDAYIAVFPPPPVMGLGTIGGFKMQLEDRGALGYAELDKATQAFIAAARNAPELGLSFTNYQINVPQLDVNLDRVKAKQLGVPVTDVFDTMQIYLGSMYVNDFNRFGRVYQVRAQADSEFRAHSDDILQLKTRSRTGEMVPLGSLVEVKQSFGPEMVVRYNNYTSADINSGPAPGYSTNQAQAAAERIAKEVLPRGVRFEWTDLAYQQMLAGNAGLWVFPISVLLVFLVLAALYESLTLPLAVILIVPMSVLAAMTGVYFTGGDNNIFTQIGLMVLVGLSAKNAILIIEFARELEFQGRTPIEAAIEASRLRLRPILMTSIAFIMGVVPLITSSDAGSEMRHAMGIAVFFGMLGVTLFGLFLTPVFYVLLRLMTGGKLKSHDTQHAQAPHAPQNPAPLSPAAH, from the coding sequence ATGAATATCTCTCGTTTCTTCATTGACCGCCCGATCTTTGCCGGCGTGCTGTCGGTATTGATCCTGCTGGCAGGTCTGCTGGCCATGTTCCAGCTGCCGATCTCGGAATACCCCGAGGTCGTGCCGCCGTCCGTGGTCGTTCGTGCCCAATATCCGGGTGCCAATCCGAAAGTCATCGCAGAAACCGTCGCCTCGCCGCTGGAAGAATCCATCAACGGCGTCGAAGACATGATGTACATGCAGTCGCAGGCCAACAGCGACGGCAACCTGGCCATCACCATCAACTTCCGTCTGGGTGTGGACCCGGACAAGGCGCAGCAACTGGTGCAGAACCGGGTGTCGCAGGCCTTGCCGCGTCTGCCCGAAGACGTGCAGCGCCTGGGCGTGACGACAGTCAAAAGCTCGCCCACGCTGACCATGGTGGTGCACCTGGTGTCGCCTGACGACCACTACGACATGACCTACCTGCGCAACTACGCGATCCTGAACGTGAAGGATCGCCTGGCGCGCATCGGTGGCGTGGGTGAAGTGCAGGTCTGGGGCTCGGGCAACTACGCCATGCGGGTGTGGCTGGACCCGAACAAGATCGCCCAGCGCAACATGACCGCGACCGACGTGGTGCGTGCGATTCGTGAGCAGAACGTACAGGTGGCGGCCGGTGTGATCGGCGCATCGCCCGCGCCGTCGGACGTGTCGCTGCAACTGTCGATCAACACCCAGGGGCGTCTGCAAAGCGAAGAAGACTTCGCCGAGATCATCGTCAAGACGGGTGCCGACGGCAGTGTGACGCGCCTGTCTGACGTGGCGCGTATCGAGCTGGCTTCGCAGGAATATGGTCTGCGTGCCTTGCTGGATAACAAGCCTGCCGTGGGTATCGGCATCATGCAGGCACCGGGTGCCAATGCGCTGGACGTGTCTTCGCAGGTGCGTGCCGCGATGGCCGAGCTGCAGCAGGACTTCCCCAGTTCGGTCGAATATCGCATCGAATATGACCCGACCCAGTTCGTGCGTTCCAGCATCAAGGCCGTGATCACGACCTTGCTGGAAGCGATTGCACTGGTGGTGATCGTGGTGATCATCTTCCTGCAGACCTGGCGCGCGTCGATCATCCCGCTGCTGGCGGTGCCGGTGTCGATTGTGGGTACCTTCGCGCTGATGCTGGGCTTTGGCTACACCATCAACGCGCTGTCCTTGTTCGGCATGGTGTTGGCGATCGGTATCGTGGTGGACGATGCCATCGTGGTGGTGGAAAACGTCGAGCGGAACATTGCCGATGGCTTGTCGCCGCGTGACGCGACCTACAAGGCCATGCAGGAAGTCAGCGGCCCGATCATTGCGATTGCGCTGACTTTGGTGGCGGTGTTTGTGCCGCTAGCGTTCATGACCGGTCTGACTGGCCAGTTCTACAAGCAGTTCGCGATGACCATCGCGATCTCCACCGTGATCTCGGCGTTCAATTCGCTGACCCTGTCGCCAGCGCTGGCTGCCATCTTGCTGAAAGACCATCACGCCAAGCCGGACTGGCTGACGCGTGGCATGAACTTCGTGCTGGGTGGTTTCTTCCGCTGGTTCAACCGCAGCTTCAACCGGGCGTCGGACGCCTACGGTAATGGTGTTGGTCGTGTGGTGAAACGTCGCGGCGGCATGATGTTGCTGTATGTGCTGCTGCTTGCCGCAACCGTGGGTATTTCCAACTTGGTACCTGGTGGTTTCGTGCCGGCGCAAGACAAGCAGTACCTGATCGGCTTTGCACAGTTGCCGGCCGGTGCCACGCTGGACCGCACGGAAGAAGTGGTGCGTCGCATGGGTGACGTGGCACTGAAGCACGAAGGCGTGGCCAGCGTGATCTCGTTCCCGGGCCTGTCGATCAACGGCTTCACCAACAGTTCCAGCGCGGGCATCGTGTTCGTCACCTTGAAGCCCTTTGCAGAACGCAAGTCGGATGCGCTGTCGGGCAACGCCATTGCCGGTTCGCTGAACCAGCAATTCGGCGCGATTCAAGATGCCTACATTGCTGTCTTCCCGCCGCCACCGGTGATGGGCCTGGGCACGATTGGCGGCTTCAAGATGCAGCTGGAAGACCGTGGTGCACTGGGTTATGCCGAGCTGGACAAGGCCACGCAAGCCTTCATCGCCGCCGCCCGCAACGCGCCTGAACTGGGCCTGTCGTTCACCAACTACCAGATCAACGTGCCGCAGCTGGACGTGAACCTGGACCGCGTGAAGGCCAAGCAACTGGGCGTGCCGGTGACCGACGTCTTCGACACCATGCAGATCTACCTGGGCTCGATGTACGTGAACGACTTCAACCGCTTCGGTCGGGTCTACCAGGTGCGTGCGCAGGCCGATTCAGAATTCCGTGCGCATTCCGACGACATTCTGCAGTTGAAGACGCGCAGCCGTACCGGTGAGATGGTGCCGCTGGGTTCGCTGGTGGAGGTGAAGCAGAGCTTCGGCCCTGAAATGGTGGTGCGCTACAACAACTACACCTCGGCCGATATCAACAGCGGTCCGGCACCGGGTTACTCGACCAACCAGGCACAGGCTGCGGCAGAACGCATTGCCAAGGAAGTCTTGCCGCGTGGTGTGCGCTTCGAGTGGACCGACCTGGCATACCAGCAGATGTTGGCAGGCAATGCCGGCCTGTGGGTGTTCCCGATCAGTGTGCTGCTGGTGTTCCTGGTGCTCGCTGCCTTGTACGAAAGCCTGACGCTGCCGCTGGCCGTGATTTTGATCGTGCCGATGAGTGTGCTGGCCGCCATGACCGGGGTGTATTTCACCGGTGGCGACAACAACATCTTCACGCAGATCGGGTTGATGGTGCTGGTGGGGCTATCGGCGAAGAATGCGATTCTGATCATCGAGTTTGCGCGTGAACTGGAGTTCCAGGGCCGTACACCAATTGAAGCCGCGATCGAAGCCAGCCGCCTGCGTCTGCGCCCGATTCTGATGACCTCGATTGCGTTCATCATGGGTGTGGTGCCGCTGATCACGTCGAGCGACGCCGGTTCGGAAATGCGTCATGCAATGGGTATTGCGGTGTTCTTCGGCATGTTGGGGGTGACGCTGTTCGGTCTGTTCCTGACGCCGGTGTTCTATGTGCTGCTGCGCCTGATGACGGGTGGCAAGCTCAAGTCGCACGACACCCAACATGCACAAGCTCCGCACGCGCCGCAAAACCCGGCACCGCTGTCGCCGGCCGCGCACTGA
- a CDS encoding efflux RND transporter periplasmic adaptor subunit: MSLNTKRLAMAAAVALILLGAGGTAAFRANTAEAQSTPAAPPPPPTVDVAEVVRRNIVDWQTYSGRLEAVDRVEIRPLVSGTLTTVNVREGGRVKKGDPLFVIDPRPYAVEVDRARAQVSAATARNEYAASDLARGKRLLAENAIARRDFDEKENASREAAANLLAAQAALNGAQLNLGYTRITAPVDGLVSRADITLGNIVAAGAGTAPLATLVSVSRMYAAFDVDEQSYLKVVAPTREKGGASVFLGLANEEGYPREGKVRSVDNRLDAASGTIRVHAVFDNADGVLLPGLYARIRLGGGTARDALLIDERAVGTDQDKRFVLVVDQANKTAYREVRLGAVQEGLRVVDRGLAQGDRIVVNGLQRVRPGDSVTPHMVPMAGVGSKTVAVAAGK, translated from the coding sequence ATGTCTCTTAACACCAAACGCCTGGCGATGGCAGCCGCTGTGGCCTTGATCCTGCTGGGCGCGGGGGGCACTGCGGCATTCCGGGCGAACACCGCCGAGGCCCAATCCACCCCCGCTGCACCGCCTCCGCCGCCAACCGTCGATGTTGCAGAAGTGGTACGCCGCAACATCGTTGATTGGCAAACTTACTCCGGCCGACTCGAAGCTGTCGATCGTGTCGAGATCCGCCCCTTGGTGTCGGGCACGCTCACCACCGTGAATGTGCGCGAGGGCGGCCGCGTGAAGAAGGGCGATCCGCTGTTCGTGATCGACCCGCGTCCGTATGCCGTGGAAGTCGACCGCGCCCGCGCACAGGTGTCTGCCGCGACGGCACGCAATGAGTACGCGGCCAGCGACCTGGCCCGTGGCAAGCGGCTGCTGGCCGAAAACGCGATTGCACGACGCGATTTCGACGAGAAGGAAAACGCGTCACGCGAAGCCGCTGCCAACTTGCTGGCTGCGCAGGCGGCACTCAATGGTGCGCAGCTGAACCTGGGTTACACGCGCATCACCGCGCCGGTGGACGGCCTGGTGTCGCGTGCCGACATCACGCTGGGCAACATCGTTGCCGCGGGCGCAGGTACTGCGCCGCTTGCCACGCTGGTGTCGGTGTCGCGCATGTACGCCGCCTTCGATGTGGACGAGCAAAGCTACCTGAAGGTGGTTGCCCCTACGCGTGAAAAGGGTGGCGCATCGGTATTCCTGGGCTTGGCCAATGAAGAAGGCTATCCGCGCGAAGGCAAGGTCCGCTCGGTCGACAACCGTCTGGATGCGGCATCGGGAACCATTCGCGTGCATGCCGTGTTCGACAACGCCGACGGCGTGCTGTTGCCCGGCTTGTATGCCCGTATCCGCCTGGGTGGCGGCACGGCGCGTGATGCCTTGCTGATCGACGAGCGTGCCGTGGGTACCGACCAGGACAAGCGCTTTGTGCTGGTGGTCGATCAGGCCAACAAGACGGCGTATCGCGAAGTGCGCCTGGGTGCCGTGCAGGAAGGCTTGCGTGTGGTCGATCGCGGCTTGGCGCAAGGCGATCGCATCGTCGTCAACGGCCTGCAGCGTGTTCGTCCCGGTGACTCGGTTACGCCGCACATGGTGCCGATGGCAGGCGTGGGCAGCAAGACGGTTGCCGTGGCTGCTGGTAAATAA
- a CDS encoding LysR family transcriptional regulator: protein MDRFQAMQVFRRVVEANSFSLAAENLGLPRATVSTTIQNLEKLLQVRLLNRTTRRISLTPDGASYYERCVSILSEIEETEASFRDVTRGPKGRLRLDVPPSIGRLILIPRLCDFHTRYPDIELVLGMADRPVDLVQEGVDCVIRIGDLKDSSMVARRIGTFESIICAAPSYLAREGEPQTIEDLTKHQAVQYFSSRTGRAYDWDFIVDGVHTAMKLKGVISVNDGDAYLACGLQGFGLIQTPRFMALNHLASGALRQVLPNTISAPMPISVVYPHNRHLSSKVRVFVDWVADLFNGCPLLGTGVPGATPENLCGFAGEPSDTTYRTVIEHHNLAESVL, encoded by the coding sequence ATGGACCGATTCCAGGCAATGCAGGTGTTCCGGCGTGTCGTCGAAGCCAACAGTTTTTCTTTGGCAGCCGAAAATCTGGGCCTGCCCCGTGCCACCGTCAGCACCACCATCCAGAATCTGGAAAAGCTGTTGCAGGTGCGATTGCTCAACCGCACCACGCGCCGCATCAGCCTGACGCCCGATGGCGCGTCGTACTACGAACGCTGCGTAAGCATCCTCAGCGAAATCGAAGAAACCGAGGCGTCGTTTCGTGACGTGACACGGGGACCGAAGGGCCGGCTGCGTCTGGACGTACCGCCATCGATCGGACGGCTGATCCTGATCCCGCGTTTGTGCGACTTCCACACCCGGTACCCAGACATCGAACTGGTGTTGGGCATGGCTGACCGCCCGGTCGACCTGGTGCAGGAAGGCGTGGACTGCGTGATCCGTATTGGTGACCTGAAAGACTCATCGATGGTGGCGCGCCGCATCGGCACGTTTGAATCGATCATCTGCGCGGCCCCCAGCTACCTGGCACGGGAAGGCGAACCGCAGACAATCGAAGACCTGACCAAACACCAGGCCGTGCAGTATTTTTCAAGCCGTACCGGCCGTGCCTACGACTGGGACTTCATCGTCGACGGCGTGCACACCGCCATGAAGCTGAAAGGCGTGATCTCCGTCAACGATGGCGACGCCTACCTTGCCTGCGGCCTGCAAGGCTTCGGCCTGATCCAGACGCCGCGTTTCATGGCCCTGAACCATCTGGCGTCGGGTGCGCTGCGTCAAGTGCTGCCCAACACCATCTCGGCCCCGATGCCGATATCCGTGGTCTATCCGCACAACCGCCACCTTTCATCCAAAGTGCGCGTCTTCGTTGACTGGGTCGCCGACCTGTTCAATGGCTGTCCGTTGCTTGGCACGGGCGTACCGGGTGCGACGCCGGAAAATCTCTGCGGTTTTGCTGGCGAGCCGAGCGACACCACCTACCGCACCGTCATCGAGCACCACAATCTGGCAGAAAGCGTTCTCTGA
- a CDS encoding DMT family transporter encodes MATASASPAPSPANVSASTAAPPKPGWLKVAPVIFLVFWSNGFVASKFGLAHAEPLTFLTLRYACVVAVLILAFAILRPPLPTTRRAWMHLMVVGLLLQAAYFATSFIALSHGMSAGGTALITSLQPILVGLFAPMIANERVGARQWLGLAMGVGGSALVIAAKSNVDLASPVGLSFAVVSLITLTAGTLWEKRFGSDAHPVSANLIQYGVALLATAPLAWMFETMHIDWAWPLIGSLAYLVICNSLIAMTLLLGMLRHGEASRVSALFFLVPPGTAIFAFLLLGERIPTLAWPGMLLAAAGIMLVTRKGKPAHEK; translated from the coding sequence ATGGCCACAGCTTCTGCGTCACCTGCCCCCTCCCCCGCCAACGTATCCGCATCCACCGCCGCGCCACCCAAGCCCGGCTGGCTGAAAGTCGCACCAGTCATCTTCCTGGTGTTCTGGTCCAATGGTTTTGTTGCCTCCAAATTCGGCCTGGCGCATGCAGAACCACTGACCTTCCTGACCTTGCGCTACGCCTGTGTGGTGGCGGTGCTGATCCTGGCCTTCGCCATCCTGCGACCACCGCTGCCCACCACACGACGGGCCTGGATGCACCTGATGGTGGTCGGCCTGCTGCTGCAAGCGGCCTACTTTGCCACCTCGTTCATTGCGCTCAGCCACGGCATGTCGGCCGGCGGTACGGCGCTGATTACGTCATTGCAGCCGATTCTGGTCGGCCTGTTCGCCCCGATGATCGCCAACGAGCGCGTCGGCGCGCGGCAATGGCTGGGTCTGGCAATGGGCGTAGGCGGATCGGCATTGGTGATCGCAGCCAAATCCAACGTTGACCTGGCATCACCGGTCGGCCTGAGCTTTGCCGTGGTGTCTCTGATAACCCTGACTGCCGGCACCTTGTGGGAAAAACGCTTCGGCTCCGACGCGCATCCGGTCAGCGCCAACCTGATCCAGTACGGCGTGGCCTTGCTGGCCACTGCCCCGCTCGCGTGGATGTTCGAAACCATGCATATCGACTGGGCCTGGCCGCTGATCGGCTCGCTGGCCTATCTGGTGATCTGCAATTCCCTGATCGCCATGACCTTGCTGCTGGGCATGTTGCGACACGGTGAGGCATCGCGTGTATCGGCCCTGTTCTTCCTGGTGCCGCCTGGGACTGCGATTTTCGCCTTCCTGTTATTGGGTGAACGCATTCCCACCCTGGCCTGGCCCGGCATGTTGCTGGCGGCAGCGGGGATCATGCTGGTAACCCGCAAAGGAAAACCTGCGCACGAAAAATGA
- a CDS encoding GGDEF domain-containing protein, giving the protein MMLHIPTLLIVSIFIFSAMGLLTFHAWSRDTRDRTLAYLGAMMLLAALGVVLFSTGSPEIDMARIIFANIVLLLGAAMGWTAMRVFAGRKPCVAGIVAGPLLWLALCAVPAFQNSVDLRVFIYSLAAVAYTGATAAEIWNSRKTLGVSYFPALILTLVHTIFYALRSVSQQAMDLDQVRLGTGPGAVFFSFMLFESMMYIIGIGYVTLSMVKERAELRLKAAAYSDPLTEIGNRRAFMQHGQTLLDDCRHRGSPAALLLCDLDHFKRLNDTFGHPMGDQVLIAFSKVGAASTRKQDVLARIGGEEFACLLADTDAARAINTAEQIRQRYGKLNLFELGQLSVSIGVATTDEAGYELAGLLSLADEALYAAKGKGRNRVQIASRPRQDDALIAENAA; this is encoded by the coding sequence ATGATGCTGCACATCCCCACCCTGCTGATCGTATCGATCTTCATCTTCAGCGCGATGGGGCTGCTGACTTTTCACGCCTGGAGTCGCGACACACGCGACCGTACCCTGGCCTACCTGGGTGCCATGATGCTGTTGGCTGCCCTGGGCGTGGTGCTGTTCAGCACAGGCAGCCCGGAAATCGACATGGCGCGGATCATCTTCGCCAACATCGTGCTGTTGCTGGGGGCAGCCATGGGCTGGACCGCCATGCGCGTATTTGCCGGACGCAAGCCCTGCGTTGCAGGCATCGTCGCTGGCCCCTTGCTGTGGCTGGCCCTGTGCGCCGTGCCGGCATTCCAGAACTCGGTAGACCTGCGCGTGTTCATCTATTCGCTGGCGGCCGTGGCGTACACCGGGGCCACCGCCGCCGAAATCTGGAACAGCCGTAAAACCTTGGGCGTTTCCTACTTTCCCGCCTTGATACTGACCTTGGTCCACACGATTTTTTACGCCCTGCGCAGTGTCAGTCAACAAGCCATGGATCTGGATCAGGTGCGGCTTGGCACCGGCCCGGGAGCCGTCTTCTTTTCGTTCATGCTCTTCGAATCCATGATGTACATCATCGGAATCGGCTACGTCACGCTGTCCATGGTCAAGGAACGCGCAGAACTCAGACTGAAAGCCGCCGCCTACAGCGACCCGCTGACAGAAATCGGCAACCGCCGTGCATTCATGCAGCACGGGCAGACGCTGCTGGACGACTGCAGGCACCGTGGCAGCCCGGCCGCGCTGCTGCTGTGCGATCTGGATCATTTCAAACGCCTGAATGACACCTTCGGCCACCCGATGGGTGACCAGGTACTGATTGCCTTCAGCAAAGTCGGGGCAGCCTCGACGCGCAAGCAGGACGTCCTGGCACGGATCGGCGGAGAAGAGTTCGCATGCCTGCTGGCCGACACCGACGCCGCGCGCGCAATCAACACGGCCGAGCAGATCAGACAGCGCTACGGAAAGCTGAACCTGTTCGAACTGGGGCAACTGAGCGTCAGCATTGGCGTGGCCACCACCGACGAGGCGGGTTACGAACTGGCCGGTTTGCTGTCGCTGGCGGATGAAGCGTTGTATGCAGCAAAGGGCAAAGGCAGGAACCGGGTGCAGATTGCATCCCGGCCCAGGCAAGATGACGCGCTCATTGCGGAAAACGCCGCCTGA
- a CDS encoding PsiF family protein has translation MKKILISGLLVLGAAMAPVHAADKTVAQSAQQGLMATCNKNAEGMKGDERKTFMSTCLSNKQLRQQEKMKVCNTNAAGKAGEDRKTFMSTCLKS, from the coding sequence ATGAAAAAAATCCTGATCTCCGGTCTGTTGGTCTTGGGTGCCGCCATGGCACCGGTGCACGCTGCCGACAAGACCGTCGCGCAATCGGCCCAGCAGGGCTTGATGGCCACCTGCAACAAAAACGCCGAAGGCATGAAGGGCGACGAGCGCAAGACCTTCATGAGCACCTGCCTGTCGAACAAGCAGCTTCGTCAGCAAGAGAAGATGAAAGTCTGCAACACCAATGCGGCAGGCAAGGCTGGGGAGGATCGCAAGACGTTCATGTCGACGTGTCTGAAGAGCTGA